GACAATGCGAGCTGCATTCgcattgcatttatttctaCAACATAGACATATTACAAGACTTCCCTTTCTATCGATGCTGCAGAAGAgtgcgttaaaaaaattgtatcgtGTCTCGAGGTTTCTTTACATGCAATGCGATAAAGATTTGGTATGTCGGTTAAGCGTGGAACTGGCATCAAAAATACTATATTCTCTCCGCTCAAGTGGCGAATACGTTCACTGTGGCAATATATTTCGTACATTATTTGTTCTTGTGAGCGTTAAGCTAGGCCACTCTAGCGACGAACATGTGACACGTGTacgttaaaacatttaaaactcAGTTAAAagtcttttataatatatcacttGAGTTATAACTAAGCACAGCGGATTTTTAGCGAATAATTTTCCTAGCGGATTCTTCACATAAATTAACGAACGTTACCTATTGCACAATTATCCGTACTGTACACATGTTAAACGCTGCGGTAAAAGGTAACTGAAACGCGAATTAATCTCTAGCACACAAACGTCTGACGACAAAATCCTTAAACTACTAAACGCACGCGACGGAACCTTCGCGCGACTTAACTTAAAATATACAGCGCGATTTCGACGGAATTGAAATATCAATTTCGAAAGTCTCTTACCACAGTCATGTTAACGATCGGGCACGTCGTATGTACAATTACTCACAATCCGATCGTGGGTGTGTCTGATGCAGGCAGCGTGAAATAAGTTCGTGTGCACAACACTTTCGGGAACGATCGCGCATTAGAATCCGTCCAGACGGATGAGAAGAGCGACGATTACCGTGGCGCCGGCCTCCTTAGTCGCCCACTTGCTGGATTCGCAGTGCGGATCGGTGCCGTCCTTGTCGCCGGGACTGATCGTGTAAGAACCGGGTCTCACCAACAATTGAAACACCGTCGATGCGTTCAGCTTCTTATTCGATTGCGTATCGATGTAGCTGCGAGATTGCAAATTAGATTAGCATCCAGCAAAACGAAGATGcacacagaaaaaaaaaaaacgtggaaAATCATCGAGTACTTACGGGTACTTTCTAGTGAATTCATCGGATGCCGCGTACTTGATGCTAGGCGAGAACGACACTTGGGGGTTTTGATCCTCACTTTTTACACCTGCTGTCAAGTTGTTCACGTCTAGCTGCTCTTTGGTCATAAGCTCTCCTCTGTCCAAGATCAACCTAAGCGGGCggtatgtatattaaatacgaCAAAATGACGAGAGAGCGATAGTTCTGAGACTGAAAGTTCGCGGCGCTTTACCTTATTGCGTCGAGGCGTATGCCGTAGAACGCAACGTGCCACTTGTCCGTCGTGCTCTGCGGAATCTGATTGGCATTGATGCTCTGTTTCAACGGGAACCTGGCCCAACCGATCGGTATCGCAAACTCCGCCGGCGGCTCGCCCTTCTTACAGATCGCATTGTCGCCGTCCACCTTGTAACACGCGCTGCAGTAGCAGAGTATCTCGTCGGCGGAGAAGAACTCGTCCGGCAGCACAAGCGACTTCTTCAGCTGCATGCACGCCTTCAGATAGTCGCACTTGCGCGACGACGTGACGACGGTGGACCCGAGGGGGGTGGACGGTAACGACGGTATCAACGTTATCGAGGACGCGTTGTACGGCGCGATCGCCGTCGTGTTCTGGCTCGGAGGTACGACGTTGCCGTTGAAGGAGTTGTCGCGAATCAACGCGGCGTTGTCGCGATCCGCGTACGGTGCGCGCGACTCGTGGAAGCCGGAGCAAGCATTGTTGGGCAGATCCGAGAGATTGTTCGGCTGCGCGCCGCCTACACTATTCACTTGACTATTGGACGCTATGCTTTCATTAATCGCGTTGTTGGCATTCGTCGCGGTGATCGCCGCGCTCAGATTAGTCATGTTGCTCGCGCTGGCAACCATGCCCTTCTGTATATTAATGTTCGTCGCGTTGTTTATTTCTACGTTTGTACACTCATTTCTAATACTTAAGACGTTAACGAGCGCGCGATTGCCCGCGTCGAGATTCGACTCGCTCGAGTTGTTTTCGGATTGGTTGTTCAACGGCGGTCCGGCGTTGTCCGGATACGCTCTGTTCCTGGCGCTTCGCGCGTCGTTGCTCAACTCGGAGCCCGAGTCCGAGTTGTTACTGTCGATACTCGATACCGTGGCTTTGTTCTCTATACTGTTGTTCGCTAGATTCGCGCTATTGTTGCTGCTGAACGTCAAGTACTCAGCCTCGAGATTGCCGTCTCTGGCGCTGGAGCTGCACTGGCTCGGCACACTCGGAGACGTCGAAGACGGCGAGAGGTCCGACGAGGTGGTTGCCATCGCGTTCTCCTTCTCGTGACACTCTAAATCGGCTTTCTCGCGCGAATTTTCCACGTCCTCCGTTTCCACGCTCACGCACTCGATGGGAGCCGTTAGCGCGTTGTCGATAGCAACGCTCGCGTAGGAAGACTCCTCGCTGAGTCCCGTGATAGACACTTGCTCGCACTGTCCGTACAAGTCGATCACGGCGAAGACGTACGGCGGTAAATCAGTCGCGGCCACACCCTGATCCACGCCGTTGATGAACAGGTGCAGCCGATTGTCCTCGTCGATCAGCAGACTCACGGTCGAATTGCATTGAAGATTCTCCAGGCCGGCGCCGTACTTTGTCTTCACTCGCATGCCGTTGTGGAATATCCAGTCGCTGCAGATGATCCACGAGTGCTTCTTGAAGCCCAGCGCCGTCAGCGGAAAGCTCGTCTGCTTCTCCGGCACTATGCAGGAAACACCGCAGAGGATATTCGACACCCACCGTTCGTTCAGCTTTTCTATCTTCACCTGGAACGGCTTGCCCTTTATCAACGGACGACTGGACATCACCACGCCCTGATTATAACTCGCCACCCGTCTGGCGATCGTCATCGTTTCCAACTGAATGTTCCTGCCGTGATTCTCGTGGAATTCGTAGATCCAATCGCCGTCGCTGGCGATCGGGACAGTGGCGGCGGGCTGCGTCGGCGTCAGCGTCGTCTCGTTCATCAGCTTTCCCTCGGACACGTCGATAGACGTGTCCATTACCCCGTCGTTTCTCAGCGGCATCGGGTCCAGCACGAGTTCCAGCGAATCCTGCAGCCTCAAACTGGCATTGGGAGATATCGCGGGGTTTTGTTGCTTGCTGCTGGTGATGTTTACGGCCACGGTGCTGCCGAACAGCTCTATAACCGCGTACACCATCTCTGGCACGTCGAATGCCGCCACGCCCATGTCTTCGCCGTTTATGTAGAACTTCAGATTGCCCTCGTGCGTGCGCTTCACACCGATCTTGTCTTTCACGCGCAACCAATCCAGACTTGTGCAATAGTTGGAGGCGAGTGCGTAACCCATGTGTCTCACTTCGTTGCCGGTCAAGTACCAGGCGTCGCCAGGAATGGACGTCATGCCGGGCACGAGGTTCATCGATGTCAGCCAGTTGCCTGTCTCGTGACTCAAGACGCCTATCCTCAAACAACCGCTCCACTCGCGCGCTACCTCCTGAATGGCGATCTCAAATAGTTCGTTATTTTCAAGCGCTGTCTCGCTCAACAGCACGGCGTTGTTGTACTCTCTGCACCTGGTCGCCACCGTTCTATCGCTGTTCAGCTGAATGTTCAACCCGACCGATTCGTGGAACTTGTGTAAAATCTCCGTTTGCGCCTGAGGCTGGATCACTGAGGTCGGCTGTTGACTAATACTGTTCTCCGATGGCAGATACTGTTGAGTCAGAGGATCTCGGCGCTCAGGCAACACAATCGTCACCTGAGATagataataaacatattggaatTGATATGCTAAAACGCACGATTGGTCTTATTCAACTtgattttggaaaaaaattccaaGTTTTTAGGCATTTTCGTTCAAATCTCTAATTTCTTCAGGCAAAAAAGAATTCCAGATTTTcaaggtttttttttcaagtagtAGATTATTATCAGGCAAGTGTGTTTGTCATACCTGTGCACATTGACCGTACAAATCGATCACCGGATAAACGTTTGGCGGTAAACCCGTACACGCGGAACCTTGATCCACGCCGTCCAGAAAGTAATGTAAGGAAGAGTCTGAACATCGCATCATTCCGATTCGGTTGCCCTCCACCAATTTATCCAGATCACAGGCGTAATTATTACGCAACGAGACACCATCACGCATCACCGTCGATCCGGAAAGCATCCACGTGTCGTGATCAATATCCGTCATTGTAGATGGAAACTCCAATTCGTCAGGTTTTATTACAGTAACACCTTTAAGCAATTTTGTCATCAAAAAAATCATAGAAAAACTCTCACTATATTGAACAAATATAACTAAACATTTCGCGGCGGTTACCTGCTTCTATAGCGCCAGACCATCTGGCGACCATCTTATCTATCGTCACCTCGAACATCTCACCGTCGCGTAGCGCGCGATTCGCAATCACGATGGCCTCGTTGAATTCGCCTAAAGCTCGCGGCCTGGACGCCGTCAAACCATTGTTTGTGATTCGTGCATTTTTACCGTGCACATGATGAAACCTTAGATCGCTGTCGAtagatttacataatatttctataaattatacatcatCCGAATGGACAATAAAATCGTGAGCCAGTACGAGATATCGAGATGCACCGAGCATTAAGAATTCGTACCTGTACAACGTCGTATTGCTAAAACTAGAATTATTCGTGGTGGGACTGTAGAAGTCCACGCTATCCACTATGGTGGCTTGGGCGGCTTGCCCGTAGAGATCGATAACGCCGTAGACTCTCTCCGGCACGTTTATCGCGGCCGCTCCCTGATCCGCGCCGTTTACGTAGAAATGCAGCGTTGCATTGTCCTTCCGCATTACGCCCACGCGGTCCCAGATGTGCAGCCGGTCCAGATTCTGACCGTACTGATCTATCATAGTGGTGCCGTTGTGCATTACGCCGTTGCCCGTCATCATCCACGTGCCAGATCTGCAAACAATAAGAACCACCTTCGAGCAATAACATAAGCGGATAAACAACTCACCGCacatgtctctctctctctctttctcttcgcgATTGCACATACAATTGTTTAAAACTGACGTACGTCCTTACCTACCTAACGTTTGTCATGGTAAATGGAAACTCAAGCTCTGTCGGAGAATGAGTAGTGACTCCTATCTCAATGGAGCCAGCCCACTTGGTGACAATTTTGTCCAACCGCACCTCAAACAATTCATTAGGCTTCAACGGTCTCGAGGTTAATACCACGCCATTATTGAAATCATCTATGGCACTACAAAAGATTCATGTCTCTGATTAAAAAGTGATGTGCGCTTTCAAGGAATCTGTCAAACGTAACGAATCTCCGCTTACTTAGGCCTGTGCGCTGTACGCCCGTTGTTGATCACATCAGCGTGTGTGCCACAACAAGGATGAAACAGCAGCCTGTCAGGTACTTCCTCTTCTCCAACTTCTACAAAGagcattattataatttctaatatcgtGGGATTATTGCGTGTCGAGTTTGTTTTCCACAGTTTTTCgcgcattatttttcaacgatTCTCTTGCTAGATCAGAATCGATTTTTCTCACAATTAGCAAAAATGATCACCTTCACTATCCAGACCCTGCAAATGCAACGTGTTTCTTCTAGTAACTAGATTTTGCTCTTCCCTTTCGTCGCGATCGACAATAGTCACTTTCACGGTCATTCCGTAGAGATCTATCACGCCCCACACTCCGGTGGGTACTTTGGCAGCGATACCTTGATCCAGACCATTTATTAAATAGTGAAGATCTCCATTACTGTGCCTGATCATTGCCACGCGGTCTCCTTCCTAAAAAGAACGAGATGCAATGAagtattgaaagaaaaagaagaatgtagattcatttttttatgattttggCTTCATCGTACTCTCAATTCGTCTAAGTTAAATTCTCCGTATTCCCGCTGCGTGCCTTTGCCGTTCGTTAAAATACCACAGCCAGACATCATCGTTGTACCGGAGCGCATATTTGTCATCGTCGCCGGAAATTCTAGCGCAGTTGGGCTGTGAGTGGTAACTCCGACTTCTATGCTGCCCGACCATTTGTAAACCAGCCGATCTATTCGTATCTGTAACAGCCAAGTGATAGTTTGCAATTCAGTGTAAATgattttgatgtaaaattacaatagCGAAGAAATTGCATTCGTTACCGATTGCTATCGGAATTTGTGTATAAATGCTATCTCGCAGCTAGTagctaattttatatatgcgtATTTGGCTGCTTACTTCAAACAATTCGTTATCCCGTAGCGGTCTGTGAGTCATTACAACCCCATTGTTAAATTCATCCAATGGTCTCCGTCTCTCGGCAACTCTCGCGTTATTGGACAATTTCACCAACGTTCCGACTCTCTCGTGAAATCTTAATCTATCTTCTCTTATAGCGGCGGGAGTTGGATTTTTCGGCaaattaacatttacattGACGCTTAAATTAACGTTTAAGTTAGCGACTAGATTTGTTGTTGAGGAACTGGAGGTTTCCCCCATAgtataatcattattaatctCGACTTCATCTTTCGGCACGTTACACAAGGCGGCAAGTCTAGGATGAGATGCGCTGACTTGTATACAATTACCATACATATCTATAACAGCATAAACATACTCCGGAATGTTGCTGACAGCAACGCCTTGCGAAACACCATTTATGTAGAATACCAGCTCATGCTATAATCACAGACAGACCATTATCATTAATCAATATCTACAGTAATaaagacaattaaaaaaattgcgaattaCATTGGACGTCCGCATTACTCCTAAAGTATTCCCCTCCTTCAGATCTTTTAAATCGTACGTGCCGTACATTTCCACAATTCGATCTCCATTGTGAACTATGCCAGAGCCAGTCATAATCCACGATCCATGGCGAAGCTTTATAGCGCATGATGGTATTTCCAGAGTCTCTGGATCGCATTCCGTTACTCCAATTTCTATACTGCCGCACCATGCTCTCACCtgcataacattaaaatacatatactattttcagaaataaacaTAATCAATAGTggcaatattaaattcttaaaaatatgcaattgtaAGTTTTCTTAACAAGCAATGCACCCACTTGCAATATACCCTCAAAGAAATGAAACCAACacaatttgagaaataaaacaaacacAAGCTTTTAACGAGatgaaatgaataatatagaatgttatatttattgacaCAACACTGCACttgtatttcatattttgtaattattttgcatcgATACTGAGCTTTGTTCTAGCTGTGTGAAATAACGAGCCACTTGATAGATGCAGAAATATTGCACTGTGTTGCGGGACGCGCACGCGGTCGCGCGAGCATCTCTCGGGGGCGGTGTGTGTACCTTTTTGTCGATAGTGACTTCAAACACCGCGTCATCCTGGAGCGGCTCCAGACTGAACACCAGACCATGGTTGTACTCGGAGGAGTTGCGCGTGGCCGTGCAGTTGTTGTTGCTGAAAGTGACACGATGTCCGCATCGCCGGTGGAACATGTCGAACGCAGATCACCCTTTTATATCGCGCACGGACCGTGATCGGTCGACATACCACAGCACGCCGCGCCGCCGCCGAACCCGACGCATTGTCGCCCTTCGCCCTCCACCGCCTTCATACACGCGCGACTGCGgctttcaaatatatatatatataatacgatGGACCAagcatttattcatttttgcaTCACACAGTACTTTTCGGCACGATAGAAAATGAAACCGAAAGCTTGACAGGTTCGTATTTTAAAGCTTTACTGAGAAAGATAGTTGGTTTGTAAGCCTACATCTTGTTCTAGCTTGATAAGAatgaaatatagaattaaaatcatGTCACTCCTCTCAAACTATGTGTCAACCTTTGATTTTCACTTTTTGGATGAAATACTCGATTAAATAAACTCTATTTCattgattatttatgtatgtatatgtacatgtgTCATTCAACTTACTTCAGTTACTTTGCACGGCTTGCACTTCTTAGGGCAGGGACGGCGAATCTTTTTGTGCTTAAGcgccaaaaaattaaaaaaatatataacaatggATGACGTGCCAAAGGcacgtattattaaaaaaaactaaatttttataaattaagaacaacatttgttttaataatattaataatgcctaaatatttattcaaattttaaaactattatgttcaaatattattttgaattagaTGATTTGaaggaattaaaataaaattgattttgtacgataaattttttgcgtaacaacaaaattttctcgcaTGCTCGGGTTCCTAACCCTGATTTAGAGTATATCCATACAAACTTGCATAGCACATACGTATAAGAAAATGGATTGGTCTCTGAGAAGATGCATAAGGTATATCTAGATTCTGGATACACCTTTACAGTGATGACAGAATGGAGATCCGGTTCCGCGTAAACcgtaataagaaaataatgcatataattacatattattttcggAATAAAATCTAACGTGTActtcaaaatttgtattaattatctgattaaataataatttaaaaaaaatttattatctcttaTGAAGTATTTTAAgctatatataaacaaaaacaaaaactgACAGATCGCGGTCGTTAAAATGGAAGATCACATGGGAGCCGACGAGTTTTGCAAGCGAGCAAAATTCTATAGTTAGATGTAAATGCCTCCCCGCTCTGTCTTCCCGAACGACAACGGCTtacactcttttttttccgcagAGAAATCCACGAAGTGCTGGAATAATCTGTAGCTGAAAATAAACACGGAACCAGTGTAGGAGCGGTTGCTCCTTTAATCTATAGAGCATTATAGAACGGCTTGCATGCTCAGGAACTGTCGCGGCATGTCCTCCCTCGTGCAAATAGACGGCAGTTTGGGTGAAGGAGTAAGTATTACACGGGAAATAATCCACAAATGTTGTAATTTTTGCATTgatgtaagataattttaggttatatgtttaaatgtgataaatatcTCAAACCATGAGCagtatttcaaacattttatctctgtgtgtattttataaatagttttagatatatttgatgtctgaaatattttacactgtAAAGTTTACTTTCTATTTAGCCAATATAAATGGCTTATACGCACAAAtcctaaaattattattttttaattaagtacaatgttttgatttttatttaggGTGGACAGGTGTTGAGAGTTGCCCTCTCTTTGAGCACACTTTATGGAATCCCcattgaaattgaaaacatACGCGCTGGAAGACCTAAGCCTGGTCTTGCGGCCCAACATTTGAAAGGTATGGttacaatgtaaaaataagatttgatATTTGCTCattgtaattatgtaaaatataaaaatttcaattttacgtACTGTTACAGGCATGGAACTAGTCAAAGAGATGTGTAATGCTCAAGTCAGAGGGGGATACGTAGGATCAACACGATTGGAATTTCGTCCTGGTCCATTAAATAAGAACAAGAGGGAGTTTGTAGCAGACACACAGACCGCTGGATGTATTTGCTTATTGGCTCAAGTAGCTCTGCCATGTGCTCTGTTCTTTCCCTGTAATGACACAATCACACTTATTCTTAAGGGTGGTACAAACGTTCCTATGGGCCCTCACATAGAATATCTGACAGAAGTGTTCAAGCcagtgttaaataaattcggAGCAGactttgattttataattagtcggaggtatataatatattcagcTCTAATTGTACTTGATCTTGACATTTTCCATGTTACATGatttatactaaaattaataacaaatggAGGGGGTATTATCCAAAGGGAGGAGGTGAGGTGCACTTACGCATAAAACCGATCAGTAGCTTAAATGCAGTTACTTTAACTGATCTCGGAGTTCCGCGAGGAATAACAGGATGGTCTTACGTGGCCGGAgcagttaatataaatgtatgtcaTTCATTTGTTTGAaaactttaaacaaattttgtatcattaacaatttattttataggaaGCACATAAAATGGCCAACGACGCAAAGactattttaacaaataaattagcaAGACACAACATTCGAGTACCACCAGTTACAATCGAAGCTTACAGGGAGGATAGAGCGATGGCTGTTGGAAACGGGTCTGGTATTaagtaagaaattattaaagttcttttataaattctatacattaagtataaataaaaaattttaaaaatatgaatgaatATCAGTATAGTGTGCAACACTAGTACCGGATGCGTTCTCGGCGGCTCTGGTTTAGGCTCTGGGCGCCGTGAGGAAACACCGCCAGGTGACATAGCAGCTAATGAAATCTTGAAACCGCTGCTAACAGGAGCTTGTGTCGACGAACATATACAGGATCAGGTAAGCATATCATAGTTCCGAAAAGACgttcaattttcaaaaattattgcgtttaaaaattattttaaatcatttattacagatgataattttaatggcATTGGCGAAGGGCACTTCGAGAATTAAAGTCGGAGACAAGAAGCTCACTTGCCATACGGAGACTGCCATGCAGGTTGCGGAAATGATGTTAGGTAAACGCGGACTTTCTTTCAATCTGTCGGAAAGCGCCGAAGGCGGGGATACTTCGTCTTACGTTCTAGAGTGTCAAGGATGTGGACTGATTAACGACAGTCTTAAACAATGATTATACGAAgctttatcttaatttatcgTTGTGATTAACAATTTCGACTTAAGTATATtgattaacaaataattgatttttccaTTTATCATCACATATAAATTGCAACATTAACATCAACATTCTCACATATGTACATGAATTCTTAATATTCTTAGATATTTCTAGAATTcatacaaatattgaaaacattaaaataaatatatttcattcgtAATTGCGTTATACAATACACTGTAATTTGTTTGCTAAATCACAATTGTTTGATGCATTGTATCTTAAAATTAACGGATATCAAACATGAGAAAAGAGTTTTTCGCATCTCTAAATGATTGAGCACGGACTCATCATATTGTAGAAAACATTCTTGcttatatacatacacgtacagtttaatataatatgtatactCAAAGTGCATTCCGATTTTGAAATGGATTATTTACACGCACgtatctgtaaaaaatttactcttgagaattattacaaaactATTCTTGTTTTTCTCTAAAAAGCGGTTCGACTGTCCGTAGGAACTCCTTTTCGAAGAGCTGGCCTGAGAAACGATTTACAGACGATCTGCAAAGAAAAGTTTACATAGAAATTCCTTTTTACctcattttgttataaaattacgaaCATCTATTTGATTATTCTTACCTGGCGGCAATTCTAATAGCGCTTCGTTCGTCTGGATGCATGTGTACAATGTACGATATTATTTCAGCGTATTCCATTTCGTCCTGCGCCAGGAAACCGGTCACACAACCCTCTTGCATTTCTATGATGTCTGCCCtaaaatcgtaaaatacgTTTTTGAAAGGAAATCGTTTTGCGTGAATCTTATTGCGCGAATAATTCCGGAAGTGGATCCAACAAACGCACCTTGGTCCACCAGAAGCATGGGCTATCATAATCAGCCCCGCGGCCATGCACTCCACAATGCTGATACCAAAGTGCTCATTCCACATTGTGTGCAGACCGATCATTCCTCTTTGCATTTCCGACACGAGTTCGGGATACGGTATATTCACTTTGAACTCGACGTTATCTTCCATGGCAAGGTGCTTGGCTAAGTCTTGCAAATCTTTGACGCGCGCTTCATCCTCGGCGTCTCGACAGGAACcgatgcaaattaatttgatcTAAGTAGTACGAtcgattataaaatgtattccCTACGTCGTGGTAAATCATTAGAGCTCACCTTTTCCCAGAGTTCCTCTTTGAGGATTGATCTTAATTCGAACATCGCCCTCAACATGAGCGGATGATTCTTTTCCGGCCTGAATTGCGCGACCGACACTATTCGTATGTGATCGCCCTTTTCCTCGTCACTGAGAAGTGGCAACGCGGTCAAATGCTCTACACTGCACGGGGGATATATTCGGTGTGTCTTCAGCGGGCATTTCCAGATAGAATTGATATGATCCTCAGTCCATGTCGAATTTACCATTATGATGTCGGCGCAACGGCCCATCCATCCATACAACTGAAATGATCCGCTATTAAACACGacagttttaatatataattttttttacaaaacgatTAGGCTGTATTTATATACTCACATATGCgaataatttatagtaaagAATCTTTGCCTTCGAGAAAAGTAAGAATTTGGCAATCAATCTATTATCGTTGTTCACAACGGTCCTTTTATGGATATATCTTATCATATCAGTCGAAATAATGGGATAGTGCGTGTATGATCCAACCAAGCAACCAGCCATATACTTGAATAAAGGATACGTGAAAGCATAACCCATTGTGTCGATGTATATGTCtgcaatttgtataaatattttgtatttttttttatccactCTGTGTATAGAAATTATAGAGCAGCATGCGtctattaaacaatttattgtcACCTGGTATATAACTGTTCAATGCTTCAAAACCCAACCAGACAGATCCCAGACTTTGTCCCAACAGCGTAAAATGAGAATATGTGGAAGGTTCCACCCATTTTCGTTTATACAAATAGACGAATTCAATATTCGGTCGCAATTTCATGTTGAACACCTTTTCAGTCCTCTCAAGAATCCATTCGCGATCAGCATCAAGATCACCAGTATATATCACTATATGTACATGAGGATATCTGGAAGTTTtcaatgcaaataataatgagtcaaatgataaaatatgattgataagaaaagtatatgtaCTTCTAAAATTTGAcagattatacattttttttttacattagatgTTATAACACATACTTATTTTGTATAGCCTGCACTACGGTCCAAAGCACTCTTTCGCCTCCACCACCTGCATTACAGTATGGATGAAAGATTCCAACAACTGTTCCTTTCTGCTGTCTCTCCTCGCGCttctttgcataaaattttttccattttgtgaataaaattGGCAAAAGG
This DNA window, taken from Linepithema humile isolate Giens D197 chromosome 7, Lhum_UNIL_v1.0, whole genome shotgun sequence, encodes the following:
- the Neurl4 gene encoding neuralized-like protein 4 isoform X2, giving the protein MFHRRCGHRVTFSNNNCTATRNSSEYNHGLVFSLEPLQDDAVFEVTIDKKVRAWCGSIEIGVTECDPETLEIPSCAIKLRHGSWIMTGSGIVHNGDRIVEMYGTYDLKDLKEGNTLGVMRTSNHELVFYINGVSQGVAVSNIPEYVYAVIDMYGNCIQVSASHPRLAALCNVPKDEVEINNDYTMGETSSSSTTNLVANLNVNLSVNVNVNLPKNPTPAAIREDRLRFHERVGTLVKLSNNARVAERRRPLDEFNNGVVMTHRPLRDNELFEIRIDRLVYKWSGSIEVGVTTHSPTALEFPATMTNMRSGTTMMSGCGILTNGKGTQREYGEFNLDELREGDRVAMIRHSNGDLHYLINGLDQGIAAKVPTGVWGVIDLYGMTVKVTIVDRDEREEQNLVTRRNTLHLQGLDSEVGEEEVPDRLLFHPCCGTHADVINNGRTAHRPNAIDDFNNGVVLTSRPLKPNELFEVRLDKIVTKWAGSIEIGVTTHSPTELEFPFTMTNVRSGTWMMTGNGVMHNGTTMIDQYGQNLDRLHIWDRVGVMRKDNATLHFYVNGADQGAAAINVPERVYGVIDLYGQAAQATIVDSVDFYSPTTNNSSFSNTTLYSDLRFHHVHGKNARITNNGLTASRPRALGEFNEAIVIANRALRDGEMFEVTIDKMVARWSGAIEAGVTVIKPDELEFPSTMTDIDHDTWMLSGSTVMRDGVSLRNNYACDLDKLVEGNRIGMMRCSDSSLHYFLDGVDQGSACTGLPPNVYPVIDLYGQCAQVTIVLPERRDPLTQQYLPSENSISQQPTSVIQPQAQTEILHKFHESVGLNIQLNSDRTVATRCREYNNAVLLSETALENNELFEIAIQEVAREWSGCLRIGVLSHETGNWLTSMNLVPGMTSIPGDAWYLTGNEVRHMGYALASNYCTSLDWLRVKDKIGVKRTHEGNLKFYINGEDMGVAAFDVPEMVYAVIELFGSTVAVNITSSKQQNPAISPNASLRLQDSLELVLDPMPLRNDGVMDTSIDVSEGKLMNETTLTPTQPAATVPIASDGDWIYEFHENHGRNIQLETMTIARRVASYNQGVVMSSRPLIKGKPFQVKIEKLNERWVSNILCGVSCIVPEKQTSFPLTALGFKKHSWIICSDWIFHNGMRVKTKYGAGLENLQCNSTVSLLIDEDNRLHLFINGVDQGVAATDLPPYVFAVIDLYGQCEQVSITGLSEESSYASVAIDNALTAPIECVSVETEDVENSREKADLECHEKENAMATTSSDLSPSSTSPSVPSQCSSSARDGNLEAEYLTFSSNNSANLANNSIENKATVSSIDSNNSDSGSELSNDARSARNRAYPDNAGPPLNNQSENNSSESNLDAGNRALVNVLSIRNECTNVEINNATNINIQKGMVASASNMTNLSAAITATNANNAINESIASNSQVNSVGGAQPNNLSDLPNNACSGFHESRAPYADRDNAALIRDNSFNGNVVPPSQNTTAIAPYNASSITLIPSLPSTPLGSTVVTSSRKCDYLKACMQLKKSLVLPDEFFSADEILCYCSACYKVDGDNAICKKGEPPAEFAIPIGWARFPLKQSINANQIPQSTTDKWHVAFYGIRLDAIRLILDRGELMTKEQLDVNNLTAGVKSEDQNPQVSFSPSIKYAASDEFTRKYPYIDTQSNKKLNASTVFQLLVRPGSYTISPGDKDGTDPHCESSKWATKEAGATVIVALLIRLDGF